The following proteins are encoded in a genomic region of Phragmites australis chromosome 9, lpPhrAust1.1, whole genome shotgun sequence:
- the LOC133928538 gene encoding embryo-specific protein ATS3B-like isoform X1, whose amino-acid sequence MAASGVSVAARRLAPLVLAALLLAPSSSLALPRANRTEAAAAAGGSGMRACTYTLKVKTSCASPRRTADAVSVAFGDAYRNEVHAPRLPSGGEVLGRCATDTFRVRGPCGYGVCYLYLRRAGRDGWAPEWVQVLQPGPGAAAATFYFGDPLPGGVWYGHNRCPKAAAEATTNNSSAPTRD is encoded by the exons ATGGCGGCTTCCGGTGTCAGCGTAGCCGCGCGTCGCCTGGCGCCGCTGGTGCTCGCCGCCCTCCTGCTCGCTCCCTCTTCTTCCCTCGCGCTCCCTCGAGCCAACCGCACC gaggcggcggcggcggccggtggGAGTGGGATGCGGGCGTGCACGTACACGCTGAAGGTGAAGACGAGCTGCGCGTCGCCGCGGCGGACGGCGGACGCCGTCAGCGTCGCGTTCGGGGACGCGTACCGCAACGAGGTCCACGCGCCGCGGCTGCCCTCCGGTGGCGAGGTGCTCGGCCGGTGCGCCACGGACACCTTCCGCGTCAGGGGGCCCTGCGGGTACGGCGTCTGCTACCTCTACCtccgccgcgccggccgcgACGGCTGGGCGCCCGAGTGGGTGCAGGTCCTCCAGCCGGgccccggcgccgccgcggccacctTCTACTTCGGCGACCCGCTGCCGGGCGGCGTCTGGTACGGCCACAACCGGTGCCCCAAGGCTGCCGCCGAGGCGACCACCAACAACTCCTCTGCTCCGACTCGGGACTGA
- the LOC133928538 gene encoding embryo-specific protein ATS3B-like isoform X2, producing the protein MAASGVSVAARRLAPLVLAALLLAPSSSLALPRANRTAAAAAGGSGMRACTYTLKVKTSCASPRRTADAVSVAFGDAYRNEVHAPRLPSGGEVLGRCATDTFRVRGPCGYGVCYLYLRRAGRDGWAPEWVQVLQPGPGAAAATFYFGDPLPGGVWYGHNRCPKAAAEATTNNSSAPTRD; encoded by the exons ATGGCGGCTTCCGGTGTCAGCGTAGCCGCGCGTCGCCTGGCGCCGCTGGTGCTCGCCGCCCTCCTGCTCGCTCCCTCTTCTTCCCTCGCGCTCCCTCGAGCCAACCGCACC gcggcggcggcggccggtggGAGTGGGATGCGGGCGTGCACGTACACGCTGAAGGTGAAGACGAGCTGCGCGTCGCCGCGGCGGACGGCGGACGCCGTCAGCGTCGCGTTCGGGGACGCGTACCGCAACGAGGTCCACGCGCCGCGGCTGCCCTCCGGTGGCGAGGTGCTCGGCCGGTGCGCCACGGACACCTTCCGCGTCAGGGGGCCCTGCGGGTACGGCGTCTGCTACCTCTACCtccgccgcgccggccgcgACGGCTGGGCGCCCGAGTGGGTGCAGGTCCTCCAGCCGGgccccggcgccgccgcggccacctTCTACTTCGGCGACCCGCTGCCGGGCGGCGTCTGGTACGGCCACAACCGGTGCCCCAAGGCTGCCGCCGAGGCGACCACCAACAACTCCTCTGCTCCGACTCGGGACTGA